A window of Costertonia aggregata contains these coding sequences:
- a CDS encoding DUF1501 domain-containing protein, whose amino-acid sequence MCDIHDNTPHKGKEHEGHDLEHKTWSRRSFLQALGIAGSGTMMLGSNMVSASAPSPLTSAIADAETDNILILIRLSGGNDGLSTVIPIQQYDTYANARPNIYIPESKVLKLTDDFGVPSYMNAVEPMWGEGQFKAVHGVGYGNQSQSHFTGSDIFANTDLTSTGFNGLNTGWMGRHFEQCYPDYLLNPPEAPAAVQIGNIANLVFEGEETNYAFVTNNIDQLERIADDGEYFSLNEDLFDDCMYSDQLQFLRGVANTTEIYAGKIYEAAQRGRNEVEYQDNGFARQMALLARLIKGNLGTKVYMISMGGFDTHGNQPLAHERLMTNLSVAINNFYEDVAFTGQDEKVLSMTFSEFGRRIFENGSNGTDHGKAAPTLFFGSALNGSAFVGEHPDLEVGDGRGNLDMVTDFRDLYGTVLAEWLCVDRGLVETHLLGHPYRGINLGFNCSGETLEDLASSDETFVPSDPPEDPVAEDPNPELLNTVVHKPFYPSSDAPHIYLEMPFSAHVDIQLFNILGQNLGTVYNEMMLEGSTEINIRDRMPVTLATGKYIYRIQVRDQKMSKSIMVA is encoded by the coding sequence ATGTGCGATATACACGATAATACACCCCATAAAGGAAAAGAACACGAAGGTCACGACCTAGAGCATAAAACATGGAGCAGACGTTCCTTTTTACAAGCGTTGGGCATAGCAGGCTCGGGAACAATGATGTTGGGCAGCAATATGGTTTCGGCCTCTGCACCATCGCCTTTGACCTCTGCTATTGCCGATGCGGAAACCGACAATATTTTGATATTGATACGTTTATCCGGTGGTAACGATGGCCTAAGTACGGTAATACCCATTCAACAATATGATACCTACGCTAACGCAAGACCCAATATTTACATTCCGGAAAGCAAAGTCTTGAAACTTACCGACGATTTTGGTGTACCCTCATACATGAATGCGGTTGAACCCATGTGGGGCGAAGGGCAATTTAAGGCTGTACACGGTGTGGGTTATGGCAATCAGAGCCAATCCCATTTTACCGGTTCGGATATTTTTGCAAATACCGATTTGACCTCGACAGGCTTTAACGGACTGAATACAGGATGGATGGGGAGACATTTTGAACAATGCTACCCTGATTATCTACTAAATCCGCCAGAAGCTCCCGCAGCCGTACAGATAGGCAATATCGCCAATCTTGTTTTTGAAGGCGAGGAAACCAACTATGCGTTCGTTACCAACAATATTGATCAATTGGAACGTATTGCCGATGACGGGGAATATTTTAGTTTAAATGAAGACCTGTTTGACGATTGTATGTACAGTGACCAACTTCAGTTTTTGAGGGGTGTGGCCAATACAACCGAAATATATGCAGGAAAAATTTATGAGGCCGCCCAAAGGGGACGCAATGAGGTAGAATATCAAGATAACGGCTTTGCCAGACAAATGGCACTTTTGGCCAGATTGATAAAAGGAAACTTGGGCACTAAGGTATACATGATATCCATGGGTGGTTTTGATACACATGGCAATCAGCCTTTGGCACATGAAAGGTTAATGACCAATTTGTCGGTAGCCATCAATAATTTCTATGAAGATGTCGCTTTTACCGGACAGGACGAAAAAGTATTGAGCATGACCTTCTCGGAATTCGGGAGACGAATCTTTGAAAATGGTTCAAACGGTACCGATCACGGTAAAGCCGCCCCTACCCTTTTCTTTGGCTCTGCATTGAACGGTAGCGCTTTTGTAGGGGAACATCCAGATTTAGAAGTAGGTGATGGTAGAGGTAATCTGGATATGGTAACCGATTTTAGAGATCTGTACGGTACGGTATTGGCAGAATGGCTATGCGTTGATAGAGGTCTGGTCGAGACCCATTTGTTGGGCCATCCGTATCGCGGTATAAACCTAGGGTTCAACTGTAGCGGGGAAACTTTGGAAGATTTGGCTTCAAGTGACGAGACCTTTGTTCCATCTGATCCACCAGAAGATCCAGTAGCCGAAGACCCAAATCCTGAACTATTGAATACAGTGGTACACAAGCCGTTTTATCCCAGTAGCGATGCACCGCATATTTATTTGGAAATGCCATTTAGTGCCCATGTAGACATTCAGTTATTCAATATCCTGGGTCAAAATCTGGGAACGGTATACAACGAGATGATGTTGGAAGGATCAACGGAAATCAATATTCGTGACCGTATGCCCGTGACGTTGGCGACAGGAAAATATATTTACAGAATTCAAGTACGGGACCAAAAGATGAGTAAATCCATCATGGTCGCTTAA
- the metG gene encoding methionine--tRNA ligase produces the protein MAQTVKNPARYTITAALPYTNGPIHIGHLAGVYVPADIYARYLRGVGKDVAFVCGSDEHGVAISMKAKKEGVAPKDIIDKYHTIIKKSFQDFGITFDNYSRTSAQIHHDTASEFFVSMYRKGDFIEEITAQLYDEEAKQFLADRFVIGTCPKCGNEEAYGDQCENCGSSLNATDLIKPKSTITGTIPTTKETKHWFLPLNRYEGFLREWILEGHKNDWKSNVYGQCKSWIDGGLEPRAVTRDLDWGIPVPVEGGKGKVLYVWFDAPIGYISSTKEWAEREGKDWEPYWKDEKTKMVHFIGKDNIVFHCIIFPSMLKAHGDYILPENVPANEFLNLEGNKLSTSKNWAVWLHEYLEEFPGMQDVLRYTLTANAPETKDNDFTWKDFQARNNNELVAILGNFINRVVVLTNKYYDGVVPSPSIFSQIDNETLEQLRKYPEIISGSIERYRFREAGQELMNLARLGNKYLADEEPWKVVKNDGERVRTIMFVALQIATGLSILGEPFLPFTSNKLKDILNVNSSESEKTLQWNEVSTKEILLPAAHQINKAELLFRKIEDKEIQAQLDKLEATKKSNEQMNKEVEPQKDTITFEDFSKLDMRIGTIVAAEKMAKTKKLLVLKVDTGLDTRTIVSGIAESFTPEEIVGKKVTVLINLAPRALRGVDSEGMILMTENAEGKLVFVNPDEDGVGNGESIS, from the coding sequence ATGGCCCAAACAGTTAAGAATCCCGCTAGATATACGATAACCGCCGCCTTGCCATATACCAATGGCCCTATTCATATTGGCCATTTAGCAGGAGTTTACGTACCCGCCGATATTTATGCCCGTTACCTCCGCGGTGTAGGAAAGGATGTCGCTTTTGTTTGCGGCAGTGATGAGCACGGCGTGGCCATATCAATGAAAGCCAAAAAAGAAGGGGTTGCCCCAAAGGATATTATCGATAAATACCATACGATCATAAAAAAGTCGTTTCAAGACTTTGGGATTACTTTTGACAATTATTCAAGAACATCGGCACAAATACATCATGATACCGCATCCGAATTTTTTGTATCAATGTATCGGAAAGGTGATTTTATAGAAGAAATCACCGCACAGTTGTACGATGAGGAGGCCAAACAATTTTTGGCGGATCGTTTTGTGATAGGCACATGCCCAAAATGTGGGAATGAAGAAGCTTACGGTGACCAATGTGAAAACTGTGGTTCTTCTTTAAATGCAACAGACCTTATAAAACCAAAATCGACCATAACCGGCACTATTCCCACTACCAAAGAAACCAAGCACTGGTTTTTACCTTTGAACAGGTATGAGGGTTTTCTGAGAGAATGGATTTTGGAAGGTCACAAAAACGATTGGAAATCCAATGTTTACGGTCAGTGCAAATCATGGATAGATGGTGGATTGGAACCTCGTGCCGTTACCCGTGATCTAGACTGGGGCATTCCCGTTCCTGTCGAAGGTGGTAAGGGCAAAGTATTATATGTTTGGTTTGATGCGCCCATAGGATATATCTCATCTACCAAAGAGTGGGCCGAACGTGAAGGTAAAGATTGGGAACCCTACTGGAAGGATGAAAAAACTAAAATGGTACATTTTATAGGGAAAGACAACATTGTTTTTCACTGTATTATTTTTCCGTCCATGTTAAAGGCCCATGGCGATTATATTCTCCCGGAAAATGTGCCGGCCAACGAATTTTTGAACTTAGAGGGTAATAAGCTGTCCACGTCCAAAAATTGGGCAGTTTGGCTACACGAGTATTTAGAGGAATTTCCCGGCATGCAAGATGTATTGCGCTATACCTTAACGGCCAACGCACCGGAAACCAAGGACAATGATTTTACTTGGAAAGATTTTCAGGCGAGAAACAACAACGAACTCGTAGCGATTTTAGGGAATTTTATCAACCGTGTCGTGGTTTTGACCAACAAATACTATGATGGCGTAGTACCCAGTCCTTCTATCTTTAGTCAAATCGACAATGAAACGCTAGAACAACTGAGAAAATATCCTGAAATAATCTCGGGTTCTATCGAACGGTATCGCTTTAGAGAAGCCGGACAAGAACTAATGAACTTGGCCAGACTGGGAAACAAATACTTGGCCGATGAAGAACCTTGGAAAGTCGTTAAGAATGATGGGGAGCGTGTACGGACCATTATGTTCGTTGCGCTACAAATCGCAACGGGATTATCTATTTTGGGCGAACCTTTTCTACCGTTTACCTCGAACAAGTTGAAAGACATTTTAAATGTCAATTCAAGTGAAAGCGAAAAAACCCTTCAATGGAACGAGGTCTCAACAAAAGAGATTTTATTGCCAGCAGCCCATCAAATCAATAAAGCCGAACTTTTATTCAGAAAAATAGAGGACAAAGAGATTCAAGCGCAACTTGATAAATTGGAAGCCACTAAAAAATCAAACGAGCAAATGAACAAAGAAGTGGAACCGCAGAAAGACACCATCACTTTTGAGGATTTTTCCAAATTGGATATGCGTATTGGCACTATTGTAGCAGCGGAAAAAATGGCAAAAACCAAAAAATTATTGGTTCTCAAGGTCGATACTGGTCTTGACACCCGTACAATCGTTTCTGGTATTGCGGAGAGTTTTACCCCCGAAGAAATTGTGGGTAAAAAAGTAACCGTTCTAATCAATCTGGCGCCACGTGCATTACGGGGTGTGGATAGTGAAGGTATGATTTTAATGACCGAGAATGCCGAGGGTAAATTGGTTTTTGTCAACCCTGACGAAGATGGGGTTGGTAACGGGGAAAGTATTAGTTAA
- a CDS encoding L-threonylcarbamoyladenylate synthase, whose amino-acid sequence MNSVITTDIAYCQKLLRDNKIVAIPTETVYGLAGNSNEEKAIRQIFEIKGRPLFNPLIVHIHQLSQMDTLVSEVPKPAKALMKAFWPGPLTLILPKKEGVSDLITAGKPTVGLRMPKHPMTRELLKGLDFPVAAPSANPFTKVSSTSADHVASYFGNKIPAILDGGPCEVGLESTIIGFENDTPIVYRKGGISLEAIKACVGEVRLLTKEENSPTAPGMLLKHYSPNTKLMVSDTVEKSISENSHLKIGVLTFYKDDYKNCTVKVLSKTSDINEAAQQLFAALHELDHMNLDIIIAERFPEEGLGISINDRLERAAN is encoded by the coding sequence ATGAATAGTGTTATTACCACAGATATTGCCTATTGCCAAAAACTGTTGCGTGACAACAAAATAGTGGCCATACCTACGGAAACGGTTTATGGTTTGGCCGGAAACAGTAACGAGGAAAAAGCAATACGGCAAATATTTGAAATTAAGGGCCGACCTTTGTTCAATCCGCTTATTGTGCATATTCATCAATTATCACAAATGGATACTTTGGTCAGCGAGGTGCCAAAACCTGCAAAAGCTTTAATGAAAGCGTTTTGGCCAGGCCCCTTGACCTTGATTTTACCTAAAAAAGAAGGTGTAAGTGATTTAATAACCGCAGGAAAACCAACCGTTGGGCTACGAATGCCCAAACATCCAATGACGCGGGAACTCCTAAAAGGACTTGATTTTCCCGTAGCGGCCCCCAGTGCCAATCCCTTTACCAAGGTGAGTTCTACGTCTGCGGATCATGTGGCCTCTTACTTTGGAAACAAAATACCGGCAATTTTAGATGGTGGGCCCTGTGAAGTTGGCCTGGAATCTACTATCATAGGTTTTGAAAACGATACACCGATCGTATACCGCAAAGGCGGAATTTCTTTAGAAGCTATAAAAGCTTGTGTGGGAGAGGTCAGGCTTTTGACAAAAGAAGAGAACAGCCCAACAGCCCCGGGAATGCTCCTAAAGCACTACTCGCCAAACACCAAACTTATGGTCAGTGATACCGTGGAAAAATCGATATCCGAAAATTCCCATCTTAAGATAGGTGTGCTAACGTTTTATAAGGATGATTACAAGAACTGTACTGTAAAAGTGCTTTCCAAAACCAGTGATATCAATGAAGCTGCGCAACAACTATTTGCGGCACTGCATGAGTTGGACCATATGAATTTGGATATTATCATAGCAGAACGTTTTCCTGAAGAAGGTTTGGGCATAAGTATTAACGATCGTTTGGAGCGGGCGGCCAATTAG
- a CDS encoding histone deacetylase family protein: MLKIAFHPIYKHPLPEGHRFPMIKYDLLPQQLLYEGTCGPDNFFEPQIPNDKHIVTVHDPEYFYDLLNIKIPPKAARKIGFPLTEDLVERERIIADGTIKGCEYALQHGIAMNIAGGTHHAYTNRGEAFCMLNDQAIGARYLQSQGLAKKILIVDLDVHQGNGTAEIFQNDASVFTFSMHGASNYPFKKETSDLDIPLKKNTGDDEYLSVLKKTLPKLIDEQKPDFVFYLCGVDVLSSDKLGTLGMSVKGCKNRDELVLETCRKLQIPMQCSMGGGYSADIKIIVEAHANTFRSAQDIFF, translated from the coding sequence ATGTTAAAAATTGCCTTTCACCCTATTTACAAACATCCATTGCCCGAAGGCCATAGGTTCCCTATGATAAAGTACGATTTGTTGCCACAGCAGCTTTTATACGAAGGTACTTGTGGGCCAGATAATTTTTTTGAACCTCAGATTCCCAATGACAAACATATCGTCACCGTTCACGATCCTGAGTATTTTTATGATTTATTAAATATAAAGATTCCACCCAAAGCAGCTCGTAAAATTGGTTTTCCTTTGACCGAAGATTTAGTGGAACGTGAACGTATCATTGCCGATGGAACCATAAAAGGATGCGAGTATGCGCTACAACATGGGATTGCCATGAACATTGCAGGGGGCACCCATCATGCTTACACCAATCGTGGAGAAGCTTTTTGTATGCTGAACGACCAGGCCATAGGAGCACGTTACCTACAATCGCAGGGGTTGGCAAAAAAGATTCTTATTGTAGATTTGGATGTACACCAAGGGAACGGTACCGCTGAAATTTTTCAAAACGATGCTTCCGTTTTCACGTTTTCCATGCATGGTGCCAGTAATTATCCGTTTAAAAAGGAAACATCGGATTTAGACATACCGTTGAAAAAAAATACTGGGGATGACGAGTATTTGTCCGTCTTAAAGAAAACCCTACCCAAACTTATAGATGAACAAAAACCGGATTTTGTTTTTTACCTCTGTGGCGTTGACGTGTTGTCATCCGACAAATTGGGTACGCTGGGGATGTCTGTGAAAGGTTGTAAAAACAGGGACGAATTGGTATTGGAAACCTGTCGAAAACTACAGATTCCCATGCAATGTAGCATGGGTGGCGGTTACTCTGCGGACATTAAAATAATTGTAGAGGCCCATGCCAATACGTTTAGGTCTGCGCAAGATATCTTCTTCTAA
- a CDS encoding ferritin — MLSKKLEEALNNQIRIEAESSQVYLSMASWAEVKGLEGVAGFMYGHSDEERMHMLKLVKFVNERGGHAKVSVLKAPKTDFGSLPKMFQELYEHELFVSKSINELVHVTLQEKDYATHNFLQWYVAEQIEEEALARTILDKINLIGNDKGGLYLFDRDVQQISVESAASDTAGE; from the coding sequence ATGTTATCTAAGAAGTTAGAAGAGGCTCTGAACAATCAAATACGAATCGAGGCAGAGTCATCCCAAGTATATTTATCTATGGCCTCTTGGGCCGAGGTCAAAGGTTTGGAAGGCGTCGCTGGATTTATGTACGGCCATTCGGACGAAGAGCGTATGCACATGCTCAAATTGGTCAAATTTGTCAATGAACGGGGTGGGCATGCAAAGGTTTCAGTCCTAAAAGCCCCTAAGACCGATTTTGGTTCACTCCCAAAAATGTTTCAAGAATTATACGAGCATGAGCTATTTGTATCTAAAAGCATAAACGAATTAGTACATGTAACCCTGCAAGAAAAAGATTATGCCACACATAACTTTTTACAGTGGTATGTCGCGGAACAAATTGAGGAAGAAGCCTTGGCACGTACTATTTTGGACAAAATAAATTTGATAGGAAACGATAAAGGCGGGCTGTACCTCTTTGACCGCGATGTGCAGCAAATTTCAGTTGAAAGTGCGGCCTCAGATACCGCTGGGGAATAA
- a CDS encoding phosphatase PAP2 family protein: MREYGEFYGSPENNYLATSGVYLVGLVTKNEKLRRTGVLLISSATSAGLLQQILKSVVGRARPVANLGKDTFDPFNSSRNFHSFPSGHALLAFTNAYAIGKQFKNKWVKAGIYTVGAIPGISRVWDGQHWLSDMVFAFAISIATVESIDKYLDKKYDQKYNARSKDVSWDLNFGPGTVGIVARF; this comes from the coding sequence ATGAGAGAATATGGGGAATTTTATGGTAGTCCCGAAAATAATTATTTGGCAACTTCAGGAGTTTATTTGGTAGGTCTAGTCACAAAAAATGAAAAACTTCGCAGGACCGGAGTGCTGTTGATTTCGTCAGCTACCTCTGCCGGGCTATTGCAACAGATTTTAAAATCGGTCGTAGGGCGTGCTAGGCCTGTCGCCAATTTGGGAAAGGATACGTTCGACCCTTTCAACTCGAGCCGAAACTTTCATTCCTTCCCATCGGGACATGCCTTGTTGGCCTTTACCAATGCATATGCCATAGGAAAACAATTTAAAAATAAATGGGTAAAAGCCGGTATTTATACCGTAGGGGCCATTCCAGGAATTTCTAGGGTTTGGGACGGTCAGCATTGGTTGAGCGATATGGTTTTCGCTTTTGCCATTAGCATCGCCACTGTGGAATCGATTGACAAGTATTTGGATAAAAAATATGATCAAAAATATAATGCCCGATCCAAAGACGTAAGTTGGGACCTCAATTTTGGTCCAGGTACAGTGGGCATTGTTGCCCGATTCTAA
- a CDS encoding single-stranded DNA-binding protein translates to MNALKNKVQLIGNLGQDPEIVNLEGGSKLAKFSIATSDSYKNAKGEKVEETQWHNVVAWGKTAEIVENYLTKGKQVAVEGKLTHRSYETKEGDKRYITEVRCNELLMLGK, encoded by the coding sequence ATGAACGCACTTAAAAACAAAGTACAGTTGATTGGTAATTTAGGGCAAGACCCAGAAATCGTAAACTTGGAGGGTGGGAGCAAACTCGCCAAATTTTCCATAGCCACAAGCGATAGTTACAAAAATGCCAAAGGCGAAAAAGTAGAGGAAACCCAATGGCACAATGTGGTCGCCTGGGGCAAAACGGCCGAGATTGTCGAAAACTATTTGACCAAAGGGAAGCAGGTGGCCGTTGAGGGAAAATTAACGCACCGCTCGTATGAAACCAAAGAAGGTGACAAGCGTTATATTACCGAAGTACGCTGTAACGAGCTTTTGATGTTAGGTAAATGA
- a CDS encoding class I SAM-dependent methyltransferase, with protein sequence MKRISILLFLCTIMLSLQQCTGQSNTKNTYSYKKGDANGIGKWYMGREIAHVMGFQGMSWLNRPEREKEENVSKLLKNMNIKVGDTIADIGAGSGYHVFKMAPLAKNGLIYAVDIQKEMLAEIRRKKKNTTDKNIRVVKGTDTSVNLPENSVDKVLMVDVYHEFNHPVEMVNSIKKALRPKGKLYLIEYRGEDSGVPIKKLHKMTEAQAVKEMKAAGMVLEKNIDNLPWQHCMVFVKK encoded by the coding sequence ATGAAAAGAATCAGCATCCTTCTGTTTTTATGCACCATAATGCTTTCCTTGCAGCAATGTACAGGGCAATCGAACACAAAAAATACCTATAGTTACAAAAAAGGAGATGCCAATGGTATCGGCAAATGGTACATGGGTCGTGAAATTGCTCATGTAATGGGTTTTCAGGGTATGTCGTGGTTAAATCGCCCTGAACGGGAAAAAGAGGAAAATGTTTCGAAATTACTCAAAAACATGAACATAAAAGTCGGCGATACCATAGCCGATATCGGAGCTGGTTCGGGCTACCACGTTTTTAAAATGGCGCCGCTGGCCAAAAACGGACTCATCTACGCCGTAGATATTCAGAAGGAAATGTTAGCGGAAATACGCCGAAAAAAAAAGAATACAACTGATAAAAACATAAGAGTCGTAAAAGGAACCGATACCAGCGTAAACTTACCGGAAAATTCGGTCGATAAGGTACTTATGGTAGATGTATATCACGAATTCAACCATCCGGTTGAGATGGTAAATTCCATCAAAAAAGCATTACGCCCAAAAGGTAAACTATATCTGATTGAGTATCGTGGCGAGGATAGCGGGGTACCCATAAAAAAATTGCACAAAATGACCGAAGCGCAGGCCGTTAAAGAAATGAAAGCAGCTGGGATGGTGCTGGAAAAAAATATTGATAACCTACCTTGGCAGCATTGTATGGTGTTCGTAAAGAAATAA